The following proteins come from a genomic window of Geothrix edaphica:
- the coxB gene encoding cytochrome c oxidase subunit II — MDWMNQAALSAQKSDAVFFYVFGLSVAFLIFITALMIYFVVRYSKKRHPVAEQIEGHLGLEILWTSIPLVLFLSIFYYGWTNYEYMRQAPRDAMVVNVTARQWSWSFEYPNGKKSKVLFAPINKPMKMDVHSADVVHGFFIPSFRLKIDAVPARTNTTWFQATKLGSYDIECTVICGVDHSLMLSKVIVVPEDEFKAWYFGGEDAPEPGKAIRTAEAHPDLKDLPPGLAVLTAKGCLACHSVDGKPKVGPTLKALFGRQQEVLVAGTARAVTVDEPYLRRAITNPMDQVVRGYPPAMPRTPMTEQELNEVVRYIKTLN, encoded by the coding sequence ATGGACTGGATGAATCAAGCCGCCCTTTCGGCCCAGAAGTCCGATGCGGTCTTCTTCTACGTGTTCGGCCTCTCCGTCGCGTTCCTCATCTTCATCACGGCGCTGATGATCTATTTCGTGGTGCGCTACAGCAAGAAGCGCCACCCGGTCGCCGAGCAGATCGAGGGCCACCTGGGCCTCGAGATCCTGTGGACCAGCATCCCCCTCGTGCTGTTCCTGTCGATCTTCTACTACGGCTGGACCAACTACGAGTACATGCGCCAGGCCCCCCGGGACGCCATGGTCGTGAACGTCACCGCCCGCCAGTGGAGCTGGTCCTTCGAATACCCCAACGGCAAGAAGAGCAAGGTCCTCTTCGCCCCCATCAACAAGCCCATGAAGATGGACGTCCACAGCGCCGACGTGGTGCACGGGTTCTTCATCCCCTCGTTCCGCCTGAAGATCGATGCCGTGCCCGCCCGCACCAACACCACCTGGTTCCAGGCCACCAAGCTGGGCTCGTACGACATCGAGTGCACGGTCATCTGCGGCGTGGACCACAGCCTGATGCTGAGCAAGGTCATCGTGGTGCCCGAGGACGAGTTCAAGGCCTGGTACTTCGGCGGCGAGGATGCTCCCGAACCCGGCAAGGCCATCCGCACCGCCGAGGCCCACCCGGACCTCAAGGACCTGCCGCCCGGCCTCGCCGTGCTGACTGCCAAGGGCTGCCTCGCCTGCCACTCCGTGGACGGCAAGCCCAAGGTGGGCCCCACGCTCAAGGCCCTCTTCGGCCGGCAGCAGGAGGTCCTCGTGGCCGGCACCGCGCGCGCCGTCACCGTGGACGAACCCTACCTGCGCCGGGCCATCACCAACCCCATGGACCAGGTGGTGCGCGGCTATCCGCCCGCCATGCCCCGGACGCCGATGACGGAACAGGAACTCAACGAGGTCGTGCGCTACATCAAGACCTTGAACTAG
- a CDS encoding cytochrome C oxidase subunit IV family protein encodes MSEHAHSADLNTVPQPEHPDEHPGYGTFIKVWVALLVLTACLVGMSHVSQTYAVWGLLTLTPLKAGLVFYFFMHLKYEGPLLKIVVLVTLGTLLIFFALLFSDVAFH; translated from the coding sequence ATGAGCGAACACGCGCACTCCGCCGACCTCAACACCGTACCGCAGCCCGAGCACCCGGACGAACACCCGGGCTACGGCACCTTCATCAAGGTCTGGGTGGCCCTCCTGGTCCTCACCGCCTGTCTGGTGGGCATGAGCCACGTCAGCCAGACCTACGCCGTCTGGGGCCTGCTCACGCTGACCCCCCTCAAGGCCGGCCTGGTCTTCTACTTCTTCATGCACCTGAAATACGAGGGACCGCTGCTCAAGATCGTGGTCCTGGTCACCCTGGGCACGCTGCTGATCTTCTTCGCCCTGCTCTTCTCCGACGTCGCTTTCCACTGA
- a CDS encoding cytochrome c oxidase subunit 3 family protein translates to MSEHVHRDDFGARLGMWLFLVTEIVLFGGLFIGYSYMRYKYPMEFHHGGAELNATLGVINTLVLLTSSLTVVLAIVAVQRAEKKRAMAFLGTTLVLGLTFLVIKSFEWAAKFHHGLYPNSAHLATLPPGEQVFFGLYFTMTGLHGLHVIAGLSVLGVMLWWVATDRIRQDRYVHLENGGLYWHLVDVIWIFLLPLFYLAA, encoded by the coding sequence ATGAGCGAGCACGTCCACCGCGACGACTTCGGCGCCCGGCTCGGCATGTGGCTGTTCCTGGTGACGGAGATCGTCCTCTTCGGCGGCCTCTTCATCGGCTATTCGTACATGCGGTACAAGTACCCCATGGAGTTCCACCACGGCGGCGCCGAGCTGAACGCCACCCTGGGCGTCATCAACACCCTGGTGCTGCTCACCAGCAGCCTCACGGTGGTGCTCGCCATCGTGGCCGTCCAGCGGGCCGAGAAGAAGCGGGCCATGGCCTTCCTCGGCACCACCCTGGTCCTCGGGCTCACCTTCCTGGTGATCAAGTCCTTCGAGTGGGCCGCCAAGTTCCACCACGGCCTCTATCCCAACTCCGCCCACCTGGCCACGCTGCCCCCGGGGGAGCAGGTCTTCTTCGGCCTCTACTTCACGATGACCGGGCTGCACGGCCTCCACGTCATCGCCGGGCTCTCGGTCCTGGGCGTCATGCTCTGGTGGGTGGCCACGGACCGCATCCGCCAGGACCGCTACGTACACCTGGAGAACGGCGGCCTCTACTGGCACCTGGTGGACGTGATCTGGATCTTCCTCCTCCCGCTGTTCTACCTGGCCGCGTAA
- a CDS encoding protoheme IX farnesyltransferase — protein MAALPLSKPSPVSTFLELTKLRISGASTFTAAAGYVAFLRGADAGLITTLIGILLLAMGSSALNEVQERRYDAMMPRTAGRPIPHGDISAGRAALVAVILAVSGFLVLLTAHNLTSALLGALALGWYNGFYTPLKRLSAFAVVPGSLIGALPPAIGWTAAGGSVAHPSVLALAFVFFIWQVPHFWLLVGLHAEGYEKAGFPTLVSVFGRARLSRLTFTWTCGTAAACGLLPIFRVLVSWPAEIMLGLGAAWLIAGSLPLLKEGQDAPLYRRVFMNINLFALVLTAAVILDPFFSR, from the coding sequence GTGGCCGCCCTCCCCCTGTCCAAGCCCAGCCCAGTCTCGACTTTCCTCGAGCTGACCAAGCTGCGCATCTCCGGGGCCTCCACCTTCACGGCGGCGGCGGGCTATGTGGCCTTCCTTCGTGGGGCGGACGCCGGGCTGATCACGACCCTCATCGGCATCCTGCTCCTGGCCATGGGCTCCAGCGCCCTCAATGAGGTGCAGGAGCGGCGCTACGACGCCATGATGCCCCGCACGGCGGGCCGGCCCATCCCCCACGGCGACATCTCCGCAGGCCGGGCCGCCCTCGTGGCGGTGATCCTGGCCGTATCCGGTTTCCTGGTCCTGCTGACGGCCCACAACCTCACCTCGGCCCTGCTGGGGGCCCTGGCCCTGGGCTGGTACAACGGCTTCTACACGCCCCTGAAGCGCCTCAGTGCCTTCGCCGTGGTGCCGGGCTCGCTCATCGGGGCCCTGCCCCCGGCCATCGGCTGGACCGCCGCGGGCGGCAGCGTGGCGCATCCCTCGGTCCTGGCCCTGGCCTTCGTCTTCTTCATCTGGCAGGTGCCGCACTTCTGGCTGCTGGTGGGCCTCCATGCCGAGGGCTATGAGAAGGCGGGCTTCCCCACGCTGGTCTCGGTCTTCGGCCGGGCGCGCCTGTCGCGGCTGACCTTCACCTGGACCTGCGGCACCGCCGCCGCCTGCGGCCTGCTCCCCATCTTCCGGGTGCTGGTGTCCTGGCCGGCGGAGATCATGCTGGGCCTCGGCGCCGCCTGGCTCATCGCCGGCTCCCTGCCGCTGCTGAAGGAGGGCCAGGACGCCCCCCTCTACCGCCGCGTCTTCATGAACATCAACCTCTTCGCCCTCGTCCTCACCGCGGCCGTCATCCTGGATCCCTTCTTCAGCCGCTAG
- a CDS encoding cytochrome c oxidase subunit I has translation MTTHAATAQPSYLVDTGKRKGLLAWLTTTDHKRIGVLYLYSMISFFLIAMGVGFVMRLVQLTTFQKLITAQTYNALFTLHGVIMIFLFVIPGLPAVFGNFFLPILIGAKDVAFPRLNLASWYFFMAGAILAVLSLFTGGGAPDTGWSFYAPFSLKTGTNVSLAVFAAFILGFSSMLTGINFITTIHRLRAPGMKWFRMPLMCWALYSTSWIQLLATPIVAITLVLVILERFFGIGIFDPAKGGDPLLYQHLFWIYSHPAVYIMILPAMGAITEIIPTFSKRTIFGYKAIAFSSMAIAGVGSLVWAHHMFTSGMSNLATMLFSLLTMIVAVPSAIKVFNWVGTLYKGSIDFQPPLLFALTFIFLFAIGGLTGVMQGALAINVHIHDTYFIVGHFHYVMFGGTGMGFFAALLYWFPKMFGRMYSKKAIYVSWFPMFIGFNLLYFGMLILGMMGMPRRYYVHLPQFHTMHVVATVGSWLLVLGLLIYFGTLLYALFKGEKAEDNPWGGVTLEWTIASPPIQENFETIPTITHGPYEFEQESK, from the coding sequence TGGTGGACACCGGCAAGCGCAAGGGCCTCCTGGCCTGGCTGACCACCACCGACCACAAGCGCATCGGGGTGCTCTACCTCTACTCGATGATCAGCTTCTTCCTCATCGCCATGGGCGTCGGCTTCGTCATGCGCCTGGTGCAGCTGACCACCTTCCAGAAGCTCATCACCGCCCAGACCTACAATGCCCTGTTCACGCTGCACGGCGTGATCATGATCTTCCTGTTCGTCATCCCGGGCCTGCCCGCCGTCTTCGGAAACTTCTTCCTGCCGATCCTCATCGGCGCCAAGGATGTGGCGTTCCCCCGCCTGAACCTGGCGTCCTGGTACTTCTTCATGGCCGGAGCCATCCTCGCCGTCCTGTCGCTCTTCACCGGCGGCGGCGCCCCGGATACCGGCTGGTCCTTCTACGCCCCCTTCAGCCTGAAGACCGGCACCAACGTGAGCCTGGCGGTGTTCGCCGCATTCATCCTGGGCTTCTCGTCCATGCTGACGGGCATCAACTTCATCACCACCATCCACCGCCTGCGGGCCCCGGGCATGAAGTGGTTCCGCATGCCCCTCATGTGCTGGGCGCTGTACTCCACGTCCTGGATCCAGCTGCTGGCCACCCCCATCGTGGCCATCACGCTGGTGCTGGTGATCCTCGAGCGCTTCTTCGGCATCGGCATCTTCGATCCCGCCAAGGGCGGGGATCCCCTGCTCTACCAGCACCTGTTCTGGATCTACTCGCACCCGGCCGTCTACATCATGATCCTGCCGGCCATGGGCGCCATCACCGAGATCATCCCCACCTTCTCCAAGCGCACGATCTTCGGCTACAAGGCCATCGCGTTCTCCAGCATGGCCATCGCCGGCGTGGGCAGCCTGGTGTGGGCGCACCACATGTTCACGTCCGGCATGAGCAACCTGGCCACCATGCTGTTCTCGCTGCTGACGATGATCGTGGCGGTGCCCAGCGCCATCAAGGTCTTCAACTGGGTGGGCACCCTCTACAAGGGCAGCATCGACTTCCAGCCGCCCCTGCTCTTCGCGCTGACCTTCATCTTCCTCTTCGCCATCGGCGGCCTCACGGGCGTCATGCAGGGCGCGCTGGCCATCAACGTCCACATCCACGACACCTACTTCATCGTGGGCCACTTCCACTACGTGATGTTCGGCGGCACCGGCATGGGGTTCTTCGCGGCCCTGCTCTACTGGTTCCCCAAGATGTTCGGGCGGATGTATTCCAAGAAGGCCATCTACGTTTCCTGGTTCCCCATGTTCATCGGCTTCAACCTGCTCTACTTCGGCATGCTGATCCTCGGCATGATGGGCATGCCCCGCCGCTACTATGTCCACCTGCCCCAGTTCCACACCATGCACGTCGTGGCCACCGTGGGCAGCTGGCTGCTGGTGCTGGGCCTCCTGATCTACTTCGGGACGCTGCTCTACGCGCTGTTCAAGGGTGAGAAGGCCGAGGACAACCCCTGGGGCGGCGTGACGCTGGAGTGGACCATCGCCAGCCCGCCCATCCAGGAGAACTTCGAGACCATCCCCACCATCACCCACGGCCCCTACGAGTTCGAGCAGGAGTCCAAATGA
- the panB gene encoding 3-methyl-2-oxobutanoate hydroxymethyltransferase: protein MSHLPADARPRVTLPQLHTWHHAGRKLVMTTAYDAVTARIADAAGVDIILVGDSVGNVCLGFENTLPVSMAMMNHHLEAVARTQPTAMLVADMPYLSFHLSVEDTLRNAGGFLQRGAQAVKLEGGAKRLPMIHALIDAEIPVMGHLGLTPQSVNPMGGFKVQGKHKGDALRLLEDAQKLQEAGCFSMVLEGIPADLAAKVTETVEIPTIGIGAGPQCSGQVLVIHDVLGLLPGSSPKFVRRYAEGFQDLRDALALWAEDVRSGGFPDGRESYTLPEAVRPVLTQWHP, encoded by the coding sequence ATGAGCCACCTGCCTGCGGACGCGCGCCCCCGCGTCACCCTTCCCCAGCTGCACACCTGGCACCACGCAGGACGGAAGCTCGTGATGACCACGGCCTACGACGCCGTGACGGCCCGCATCGCGGACGCCGCCGGGGTGGACATCATCCTCGTGGGCGACAGCGTGGGGAACGTGTGCCTGGGCTTCGAGAACACCCTGCCCGTCAGCATGGCCATGATGAACCACCACCTGGAGGCCGTGGCCCGCACCCAGCCCACGGCCATGCTGGTGGCGGACATGCCCTACCTGAGCTTCCACCTGAGCGTGGAGGACACCCTGCGGAACGCCGGGGGCTTCCTCCAGCGCGGGGCCCAGGCTGTGAAGCTCGAGGGCGGGGCCAAGCGCCTGCCCATGATCCATGCCCTCATCGACGCCGAGATCCCCGTCATGGGCCACCTGGGCCTCACCCCCCAGAGCGTGAACCCCATGGGCGGCTTCAAGGTGCAGGGCAAGCACAAGGGCGACGCCCTGCGCCTGCTGGAGGACGCCCAGAAGCTGCAGGAGGCGGGCTGCTTCAGCATGGTGCTGGAGGGCATCCCCGCCGACCTGGCGGCCAAGGTGACGGAAACCGTCGAGATCCCCACCATCGGCATCGGGGCCGGCCCCCAGTGCTCGGGCCAGGTGCTGGTCATCCACGACGTGCTGGGCCTGCTGCCCGGTTCTTCCCCGAAATTCGTGCGGCGTTATGCCGAAGGATTCCAAGACCTGCGAGACGCCTTGGCCCTCTGGGCCGAGGATGTGCGCTCCGGAGGGTTCCCCGACGGCCGGGAATCCTATACCCTTCCAGAAGCTGTTCGTCCGGTTCTGACCCAGTGGCACCCCTGA